Sequence from the Equus quagga isolate Etosha38 chromosome 15, UCLA_HA_Equagga_1.0, whole genome shotgun sequence genome:
aaaacaagcaccACCACTTTGTTCTAGTTCTTGCGCaagttggtgtgtgtgtgtcatttagATATTTAACTCTGGAAGTTATTTTACTGAATATGCGGAGTAGAACTGAACTGAACTAATGTGTCATTACAAGTCCTTACCCTTTGATTTTTAAGTGCCTCATTTATTCTAGCATATATATGTTCTACATTTTACATGGATTCctgaattttagtattttattgaggaaaacTTCAGAGTAGTTATAATTCACGTTTTTGTAAGAGTAAACTGAGCCCTTCAAATGATGTTTAACTACGATTCCATGATTACTGTACAGCTGGATGAGAGAATATTCGGTCTTTTCTGCAGTATAAAATTACCTGGCAATATAGCTATTGTCTCATTTGATAATATAAATCTTTCTAGAATTGTCTTCAATGCTTGATGCTGAAATAAACTGTCAATAAAATGTGCATCTAGTTTAATGTAAGTCTTTAAATCTATTTTGGGGGTTCATCTACATTATGCcattaaaaaactattataaaaaaatttctcAACGTAGCATTTCAAAGTCTAAagcacaattaaaataaaaccatgcctttttctttttctttttctttttctttttcttttagcaagCTCTTGCCTGCGACAGTGTGTTTGCCAACATGGCCCCCAAAAAGAAGACTGTCAGAAAGAACAAAGGGGATATCAATGAGATGACCATAATTGTAGAAGATAGCCCCCTAAACAAACTGAATGCTCTGAATGGGCTTCTAGAGGGAGGCAATGGCCTTAGCTGCATTTCTTCTGAATTGACAGATGCTTCTTATGGCCCCAACCTCTTGGAAGGTTTAAGTAAAATGCGGCAGGAGAGCTTCCTTTGCGACTTAGTCATTGGCACCAAAACCAAATCTTTTGACGTTCACAAGTCAGTGATGGCTTCATGCAGTGAGTACTTTTACAACATCCTTAAAAAAGACCCGTCTACTCAGAGGGTGGATCTCAATGATATCTCACCGCTAGGCCTGGCCACTGTCATTGCATATGCCTACACAGGAAAGCTGACTCTCTCCTTGTACACAATAGGAAGCATTATTTCTGCTGCTGTTTATCTTCAGATCCATACCCTTGTAAAGATGTGCAGTGATTTTCTGATACGAGAGATGAGTGTTGAGAATTGCATGTACGTCGCTAACATTGCTGAAACATACTCCCTGAAAAACGCGAAAGCAGCAGCCCAAAAATTTATCCGGGATAACTTCCTGGAATTCGCAGAATCAGATCAGTTTATGAAACTTACATTTGAGCAAATTAACGAGCTTCTCATAGATGATGACTTACAGTTGCCTTCTGAAATAGTAGCATTCCAGATTGCAATGAAATGGTTAGAATTTGACCAAAAGAGAGTGAAATATGCTGCAGATCTTTTGAGCAATATTCGCTTTGGTACCATCTCTGCGCAAGACCTGGTCAATTACGTTCAGTCCGTACCCAGAATGATGCAAGATGCTGATTGTCACAGACTTCTTGTAGATGCTATGAACTACCACTTACTCCCGTATCATCAAAACACATTGCAGTCTAGGCGCACGAGAATCCGTGGGGGCTGTCGAGTCCTCGTCACTGTTGGGGGACGTCCAGGCCTTACTGAGAAGTCCCTTAGTAGAGACATCTTGTATAGAGACCCTGAAAATGGATGGAGCAAGCTTACAGAAATGCCAGCCAAGAGTTTCAATCAGTGTGTGGCTGTGATGGACGGATTTCTTTACGTGGCCGGTGGTGAAGACCAGAATGATGCAAGAAATCAAGCCAAGCATGCAGTCAGCAATTTCTGCAGGTACTTGACCCTTTATTAGGAACTGAAAGGGTTCAATATGGTGAGGAAATTGCCCtgatataaaagtaaattaatcaTGCTTATTATCTTGGTTCATTGGTTCAGTAAATCAATAATAATGCCACGTTACATATATACAGCACTTCACTTTATACAAAGTGCAATAAACTAGAATTCCGAATAAGCCTGTGAAGTGAGTGGGGAAGATATGATTATTCTGATTTTATATGTGAGAAATCGATACCCAGAGAAGTTATACCACTAGTAAGCGGCAGttcacattatctcatttctaGCCAGGCGCTCGTCACAATCCACTGCCTTTCTGAAAGACACTGGGTACAAATCTAGTTTTTAACACTAAGTCgtaagaaagattaaaataatacaaagtttATTTTAAGTGACTGTTACTGATGACTGTCAGATTGATATTGGCAAATAGAATGAGATCAGTAAAAATGTGGCacctaattaattttaaatatttttttgaagacTGCATACCATAGAAAATGTCGATATTTTTTAtgcaagaagaaagaggaaaagcataATAAATCCTTCAGAAAATGGAATTCAGATGCCatgttatttttgtatatttatgataaaaaattaacCCTCcacatatatgaaatattcagaaagtCGTTCTTATATCATGGTAGTATTCCAAGGTCAAAAATAACTAATGAGCAAGATCTGAAAATGTATCCAGTatacatgaaaaatattctatattatttcattatatatatgtgtgtgtcatTTAAATGAATCCAAacaattgattgatttttagcCTTTAGTTTATAACTATAACCAAGTTTTGATTTGGAGTTTAAATGGGACATAGATGAATGAACTTCAAACTGAGGGAATGGGTTCTGTGTTTACGAGACGTCAGACGATGTAAGCAGGAAAGCATCATCTACTCTGCCACTTTTTCTCCTGCTGATAACTCAACCATTAGTACTCAAGTCGCTCTTTTTGCAATATTGATTTCAGTGCTTATGGTATAATAACTGTAGTATTGAACACTGAAAAGAACATATCCCTAAACTAAAAAATCTTACCTACTCATACAtgctagaaaatagaaaaatatcataaGTTAAGTCTTTGTTGATGCTTTTGGAGATGACTTCCACTGATCTCATTCTAAACAGATGGTAGAAGACTTGGTTGAGTGACTTGGCTTTACCGTTGCAATTTCCCAGGAAAGGAGTATGAAAAAGAAGGGGTTtgtgagaaagggagaaatgCAATTGGTCAAGGCCTATCTTGATTAAGCAGTGAGAGAGAGCTAGGGATGGTGGGTGTCTGAAGTCATGCGGAACTGACTTTAATGCGGCAGTGTTCCCTTTTCTGATTGCCACAAATACCCAgcttccatcccctcccccacatgCACATCTCATACATCCTACTGGATGATGGATATTTGAATATGCAGGAAAGGGGACTGAAAGGTCGGTCTCTGTTGGGCCTGATAAAAGAAGTGATTTTATAAACAGGAGGAGGGGAAGTCACCAATGCTAGCCTTGCCTTTTCCAAGTGTTACACTTTTATACTGGTTGAAAGGAAAACACCAGCCTCCAGGTGGGGAGCTGCGCTAGGTCCCTGGCCTTCTCGCAGGGATAATGTCCAGAGTCCCACGTTACGGTTGCGGACGAACCTGAGTTCCCTAGCTGCCTCCAACAAGGCTGTCACACTTCCTCTGCCATTTCCAGATACGATCCCCGCTTCAACACCTGGATACACCTGGCCAGCATGAACCAGAAGCGCACGCACTTCAGCCTGAGCGTGTTCAACGGGCTCCTTTACGCCGTGGGCGGCCGCAATACAGAAGGCAGCCTGGCCTCGCTGGAGTGCTACGTGCCCTCCACCAACCAGTGGCAGCCGAAGACACCCCTGGAGGTGGCGCGCTGCTGCCACGCCAGCGCGGTCACCGACGGCCGGGTGCTGGTGACTGGCGGCTACATCGGCACTGCGTACTCGCGCTCGGTGTGCGCCTACGACCCGGCCAGCGACGCGTGGCAGGAGCTGCCGGGCCTGAGCACGCCCCGAGGCTGGCACTGCGCCGTCACGCTAGGCGACAGGGTGTATGTGATGGGGGGCAGCCAGCTGGGGCCGCGCGGGGAGCGCGTGGACGTGCTGCCGGTGGAGTGCTACAGCCCCGCCTCGGGCCAGTGGAGCTTCGCGGCGCCGCTGCCGGTGGGCGTGAGCACGGCGGGCGCCTCGGCGCTGCACGGGCGCGCCTACCTGCTGGGCGGCTGGAACGAGGGCGAGAAGAAGTACAAGAAATGCATCCAGTGCTTCAGCCCCGAGCTCAACGAGTGGACGGAGGACGACGAGCTGCCCGAGGCCACCGTGGGCGTGTCCTGCTGCACCCTCTCCATGCCCAACAGCGTGACCCGGGAATCCCGAGCCAGCTCGGTGTCCTCGGTGCCAGTCAGTATCTGAACCCCGGTAGACGCGGGGACGCAGGAAGACCCAATATTTATTCGTGGTTAACCTTTGACTTAgcgaaaaggaaaatatataacatttactACAatgattgtattttaaaatgtatcgAGCCATATATCTTGCTGGTTTTCAGTTCCTGGTGTGGCATAATCTACCTctgtgtcaattttttttttttttaagcaaaatgcaGAGCCATCAccgacaaagaaaataaaataatttatttcagcGGCCGCTGGGTGGCAGACAGAATTCCTGGTAGGCGCTCTCCCATCGTGGCTCGTTCCTGCGTGTAGAGCGGTTACACccacatttgaattttttcttctacACTTTAGTACACATGAAGCTTACGTGAGTAAGCGACTTCACatacaaaagtttattttcctctgttttttctttagaaaattgaaaatattcatttatggattttgttttgaaatggaaATCCGTCTCTATCCATCAAGACAAGATTTAATTCTGTATTTCAGTGCGGTTTCTTTTCCTATACGTGACTGAGTACAGGATTTTGAAAGGCAGCCCATGACAAAGTCATAAAGCGTAGAACAAAGTCGGACTGGAAAGGGCTGACAGGCTAACCCGGAGACCGGCACTTTTGCTTAGCGCTGACTCCCTCTTCCTCCATTCCCTGGGCCCCAGtgtattttttatcataaaatccTGCTTTCAGAAAAGGAACTGATGTTAGTCATTTAACTTACAGTGtaaatttaaatcattttgttGTATCTCCTAAAAGTATTTGCACTTTCACCCTTGTCCCTTATTAATGGAGTTGCCAAGTCTCATgggagcccctccctcctccgAAAAACTACACGAAGATGGTTAAAGGCAACCTTGACCCTAATGTAATCCTGGGAAAAACACCAACTAAAACTGTGTCCGTAAGGATCGTTAACTGAAAGCTTATATAGCCTAAAGGTTATACAACCAACAGGAGTAATTCGATTTCTTGCACTCTTTTATGTGgatgagaatgaagaaaacaCTTGGAATTCTCGGATTTGACAATAACAGGCTGAATGGATTCTCCTGCTGGTAAATGCCATTGTGTTCCATTTCATAGCAGTCCTCCtgatttcttaattaaaattctAACACATTCATTTcacatacaaatattaaaataagatacGCCCATTctattctgtctttttaaatctcACCTGTTCCAAATTAGCTTTGCAAAGTAAAGTTTATCCACTcaatatcatttttcttatatgttttcCAAGTTTTGGAGCAAGGGAATGATTGTagtaaatgatatttattttcctttcttataatttATCACTTTATTCTTTGATAGTTGATTTGTTTTGGAGAGGAAGTGGCCTATCAATTATGGGTTACGTGCAATTGGattttgaaacataaaacaaactAAGCGGTTAAACATGAGCTATATGGAAATGTACCTGGGTTTTCATGaatcccctcctctcccaccttgtAGATAGGTTATTGCTAGAGttacaatatttatatttaaaatattcgaACTGTGAAAAGTGGTTCATAGAATACACTTTGTGGAACAATTTTATATCCTTGCCCCTTATGAACAGTTCAGTCTGTGGGTTTAATGGTAGCACTCAGATAAGGGCCATAAAGACTGTAAGGTAAAAACAAGACATTGTTCATATAAAAGCCCTGGGCTGTTTCCTCACCCCACACACAGCATGAGGAGCTTCTCCAAGTAGGAGCAGGTCTAAAAGCACCTGCTCCCTTGACTCCCGACCTGCCCAGGCTGGAAAATACAGCTGTGTGAGGAACCAATTGACAGAGCGAGTTAACATCATTGGGCTCTTCAGTTACCAATGTACAACCTATAGATAACCTTTGGTCCTTGTGGCATCATTggtaaaataaacttttcatgACTGCAACATCTTTTAGTTTGGTATAAATATAGGTTCTCATAGAGCTGAGAAGCCTATAGGATATTattaattttgagagaaaaaaggtGACTTATTATGGATGACAGATCATAAGTGGGCAAATAGCCGTAATTCCTTGATGCACACTAATAGATGTGTCTCCCATTGAGATCCTAGAAGTATTGTGAAGTGGGGGACTTAAGGCTTGGAATGAAATAAGAATCAAttgttataagccaatataagctcaatcaaaaaaaataaatcagtcatCACGTTTTATCATGGAAGAATGAGGAGAGATGCTGAAACTAGAGGATTTTTTCATCTGTCAGAGCTTGATAAGATAGGTTGTGCAAAAACTTGGCAGTGGCTTTCTAGAGATGAAACTAGAGACATGTTAGAGCTGgagaaatcatttgaaattaccatttaatgtattttctactttgtttatCTGAAGACTCAGAAAATAAACCTATCTGGGCTTACACCCAGTTTCCTGGCATTGCTGTTCTATCTTCTGCTTCAACAGCTGGGTCAATAAATAAAGAACATTACGAAGTATACAGAATCAAAATAATGTGTTTCACCTTTCACGTGTGAGTGAAACAAACTCTTTAACCCAACTATGGAAGCAGCTCCTCCTAGAAAACTTGACAGTTTCTCCGTGTTTCCCAACTagaaaattacttcatttttattatgttttaagcTTTACATTCAATTACACTCCCGAGTCTTAGGGTCCAACcctatttgttgttagtgctgtcaagtcaattctgactcctggcgaccctgtgtacagtagagcggaaccctgcccggtctttttgcaccatcctctcaccctccGGCGCTCTctcagacaatgttctgctgctattcatagggttttcatgaccagttttttggaagtgggtgaccaggtccttcttcctagtctgtctttgtctggaaacttactgaaacctgtccaccactggtcaccctactggtatttgaaatacccccgcggcacagctttcagcatcatggcaacaGCAGCTGCCACAGTCTGACACCCTACAGATGGGTGGTGTGCTTCCCTGACCGGAAACCGAATCCAGGCTGTGGCAACGAGAGcgccaaattttaaccactaccccaccagggctggctccaaccctgtatctcctttcatttttctgaaagaaaaggatTTGTTATTTTTGTACTGCCAGACCCCTGTGATTAAATAAAAGCATCCGTTCAATGTATCAGAGAAGCAGCATGTTACCTAGCAGCTGAAGTAACATTTTTTCTGAATGGGCCAGAGTCCTGATGTGAAATTCTCCAGGAAGCCAGACTTTCATGTGGTCTGTCCATTTCTTGTTAGGTTCTTGGAGCCCAGCTGTCATCCCTAACGCACTAGTTGCTTTCAGTGGCATTGAATGAGTTTTATTTTGACTTCCTTTGTTGTAAGAATGATTATGAATAGAAGGTCAGTAATGGCACAGATTGCTACAATTCTGAACAGTGATTAGATGGCAGTGGAACGTCATGAGTGGGGAGGTATAGTTGAGCTAAGAAGGAAGTGAGCCTGTACTGAATGGTTCTGTGATTTAAGGCAGAGCAGCATCTATGGGAATTGTATTTTACAAACGTGTGTAAATAGAGGTTTATCCGGAAATATGTGAGTGTTTAAACGTCAATTTTTTGCTGGTTATTCTGGCCAAATATCTTCAGAATTCATCCAAGTTACtagatgaaggaaacaaaatcatttcgtttaattaattttttccttgagttacaaagaaatgaattcaTGTAATCTCTGAATGGTTCTTCTGAATTCTTCTCTGAAGGAGTCTTCTCTGAAGGAGTCTTCTCTGAAGGAGCTAAATCTCCTTCCAGCCGCTGATGCATACGTTCTCGAGCACAAGGCAGCATTAGAAggaattatttttcagtatttcttttcaTACCAAGAAAAGCTATAGCACAGTTTCCTAAACACTCCTCCGTGGTAATTATGAGAACTAaagattctaaaatattaaagaatccAGTATATTCAGAGGGTAAAGATCATTAAATTTCCCTTtcagagaatttgaaataaaatacttctCTTGGACACTTCTAAAAACTTtgtatttattcagcaaactttggccaaaaatttgtttgtttgcttaaaaCATTCTGGTACTATAAAAGGAACAACCAAGTGAAATGTCTGTAGTGTTTGTAACCTCATCACACTCAGTAAAGCTGCATTTGAAAAAACTTGTCGACCATCAAATGTGGGCAGTTCTGACGTGTTCCTTCTGTAATGCTTGGggtgtttgcttttttctctgtttagttTTCATGATGATTCACCTCAacaaagacaacaacaacaaaagaaatgacaaataattGAAAAGTTGTTCCAATAGCTTGaagactaaagaaagaaaacGGTCTAAAACATCTCTAGTGACTTGCTTTGGAGCCTGAGTCTGGTCTGTCTCAGCCTTGACCACTTAGAACTCATAGATTAAGTGCAGTTTCTAGTCTCATTTCCACCTTGCCCTAAGTCTTGCACAGATTCGGGTTCATCATTTGCAACAAAACTACTTTTTAGGAAATGAAATTGTATTGCTGTACAGACAAACCTTCACGGCCTTTCTCTTCCACCTCTCTTTCCAATGAGCAAATGAAATGTAACCCAGATGCCCAATCTTTGATCTGATTTAGCAGTTAAATAATAACACTGAGTTGAGGCCATCATAgtcatttctagaaaattctaaatGGCAACTATACTTTTTCCTAAACTTCTCCAAGCCTTGTAACCATGTGAAGAGACTAGATTGGCCTCAAACAGAAATCAGCTGGTCCACATTCCCGGTTTTGAGCATCCCAGACAGGTGCCCTAGAGTTTCTTCGAGTTTTCTTTGAACTCCCACATAATTCCAAGTTCCCCTACAGGTTTGCACCCCCTCCCACATTCACACATCAGTCCATGTATCCAATTCATGACAATAGTTATATCTAAGGAACTCTAGTATGTATCAAAGGAATAACCGGCAAGCTTGGTAGAAAGACTAGAGACTAAAAGATATTCAAACCCACCTCTAGGCTTTCCTCTCATCAGGGTGGTATGGAAGTGCATTAGAAGGTCCATTTCAGGAGGAACAGACCTTGAAGGAGAGAGGATCTCCAACCCAGGGCTCCTAGAACCACCCTACCGgcccctttgtttttctttctagccACATTCACAGGTTGGTTTATGACCCGAGGTGTAAGCTGTATTACTCCTTATGCCAATACCCATCTTCCACCCAGTTTCAGACCAGACATGCACCTTAGAGAGTGGTGAAGAAGGAAGGCTCTTTTCCCGAAACTTTGGAAGGTGTGGTAGCCTCTGATTAGCCTAAAAATCCTATATGGCTTCTTTCCTTATCCCTTTCAGGGAAGCACCTTTTAAGGTCAGGCTGATTCatcctggtaactaccattcaGACTTTGCCTTTATATTCAACCATAGCTATAGAAGCGATTgcaatcttcaaaaaagaaggCCTTTTAAAATTACTGTTATTTAGCCCAGAAGGGGTGATATATCAAAATGGAAGAAGTAAGACCTTGGTTATAGTAACAAACATTTCTCTACACTCCATCCTGATCCCACCATTGCAACACATACCCAAAGAAGGGAAGCGTCCTGGGGTATGAATGGAGGACTTAGACCTCTGTATCTGgctgtttttgctttgtgttcaCATCCAGGTTATCACCATAGGCTCCACACTCAGAAATTTTGTCTCTTTCCATCTTGGGGATATCTCTACCCTCAATTAGAGGGGGAAATTGAGCAGGATCTATTTTTGGTGGGCCAGGGATGGAAGTGGTCTACATCAATTCCATCCACATCACTTTGGCCAGAACTAGACATATGGCCCTACCTAGATGGAAGGGAGCTAGAGGAAAAGTCATCAGGTGAGCccggaaggaaaaagagaagttttcCCATAGCATTGTCTCTGCACAACGGATGATTACATTTTGGAAACCACAGCTTTCGTCTTCCTCCCTGGTTGCCCGCAGAGCAAGGAGCTTCCAAGTCAAACTGCCCCCGTCAGTTGCACCCTCTATATCTGCTTGCACCATTTCAGTGCTTCCCCCTCACCCCATTTCCTGAGTCATAGAACTTGCCCTCAGCTCCTCTATTACGTCTTGCCTTTTCCCTTCTGAAGGACAAGCCCAGGCAACTCTTGCAGCCCTTACAGGACTACAGCATACATTAACTCTATTCTGTAAGACTTGAGCGTTTGCATAAGTCTGATTCCCACAAACTCAAGGAAACCCATCTAATATTATAATTGCccctctcatctctccctccctgggtCTCCCTCAGCCTCTACTTCTAGAATACACGGTTCTTGATTTTACCTCTTCTAAAACACTTTTGATTGTAAATTATACATTTGTGACTAAATTCTTCTCATTCCAGTTGTATGAGGAGGTTCCCCATCCATGATggtttggagagaagagaatacATTATGGAGAGTCTAAAAGAGGAAATATATGCATCTATTCTTAATCACCACAAGAGGAGAGGATTCCtcggggagagagggagaaggaaattgAAATGGTTGTAATCTGCTCTACAAGTCTTCTTCCCTAACCTGTATGAAACCTTTCCATTTATAGCAGAGTTCCAAGTTGAGACATTTTATTCTACCACAATTCTGCATTAAAGGTAACAAAGTAAATTCTGTATACACAAAGAGTCCTTTCCTTCTTTAGCAAACGTTCATTGGACATAGCCATGCACCAAGCATGCTACTGGAATACCATCATGAACACGATGCTGTGTGTCCCCAGGGACAGTGAAGAACCGAATCCTAGTGGGAGACTCTGATGCCTGAAGCACACTCATGTAGATCAGACAGAGGGAGCCCCACAAAGTGCAATTAAACTAACAAGCACTCACTTCTTGCCAAGTGTTATGCTCCCTGGGTCTTGTGAGGAAGAGAAAGGTAAACCCAACTAAgagcctgccctcaaggagcttagaaGTGGTCAAGGTTTTCTAATGACTACCTTTGGAGAtgattctcctttgatttcctacCCTCATACCCCTGACCCTGCTctttctctgccctgccctgaGCTCTGGGAGGCTGACCCCCAGGGACTGCATCATCCAGACTCAGACTCTTTGGCCGATAGGTTGTATTTATCCAATGGGAAGCATCAgaaggagagcagagggcagaagaGAGTGGTTGGGGTATTTCTCGCCTGTCCTTTCAGGGCTTCAGCACTGTGCTTCTGGCCACAGCTGCAACTCTGGTAGTAGAGTTCATGTTGGGGGGGCGCTCCCACCCTGGCTCCCATTCTCGCTGGGCTCACACCACCACATCAGAGCTTACCACTTCTGAATACTTTCTTGCTGGTTTGTTTATGTTCCGCCATCCCTTTTAGAACTTGTTCCTTAAGAGTGAGGACCTTCTTGGCCTGTTCACTGTTGTGCCTCCAGTGTCTAGAACGATGCCTGCTGTAGAGCAGGGGATCAATATTTTTTGTtgagtaaacaaatgagtgaatgaatgaatgaaataataaaaccaCCATGACTTACTGCTTGCTAGATTCCTATTtcaatattattcatttatttaatcagtaGATATCTATGGCACATCTACTGTATTCAAAGCAGTTTCCCTTACCCCAAGAAGTGGTGAGCACCATAAAGTATGGAACCATGATGACCAAGACTTCTCCAAACTGGCTGGAGGCCAAAAATCACATCACTAAGAAACATCACAAGTGGAAGGGATTATCCAACCAAACCTTTactccacatttttaaaaaatctctcagaagattgataatatttttatcctttttctccattgaattttttGAAGTTGCATGCTTTGTCTCTATAATTGCCAAATCTTCAAAAGTAAATTATGACTAGTTACAGCATTTAGCTGGAAAGTGTTTATTTAGTgcttcat
This genomic interval carries:
- the KLHL31 gene encoding kelch-like protein 31 yields the protein MAPKKKTVRKNKGDINEMTIIVEDSPLNKLNALNGLLEGGNGLSCISSELTDASYGPNLLEGLSKMRQESFLCDLVIGTKTKSFDVHKSVMASCSEYFYNILKKDPSTQRVDLNDISPLGLATVIAYAYTGKLTLSLYTIGSIISAAVYLQIHTLVKMCSDFLIREMSVENCMYVANIAETYSLKNAKAAAQKFIRDNFLEFAESDQFMKLTFEQINELLIDDDLQLPSEIVAFQIAMKWLEFDQKRVKYAADLLSNIRFGTISAQDLVNYVQSVPRMMQDADCHRLLVDAMNYHLLPYHQNTLQSRRTRIRGGCRVLVTVGGRPGLTEKSLSRDILYRDPENGWSKLTEMPAKSFNQCVAVMDGFLYVAGGEDQNDARNQAKHAVSNFCRYDPRFNTWIHLASMNQKRTHFSLSVFNGLLYAVGGRNTEGSLASLECYVPSTNQWQPKTPLEVARCCHASAVTDGRVLVTGGYIGTAYSRSVCAYDPASDAWQELPGLSTPRGWHCAVTLGDRVYVMGGSQLGPRGERVDVLPVECYSPASGQWSFAAPLPVGVSTAGASALHGRAYLLGGWNEGEKKYKKCIQCFSPELNEWTEDDELPEATVGVSCCTLSMPNSVTRESRASSVSSVPVSI